A genomic segment from bacterium encodes:
- a CDS encoding PLP-dependent aspartate aminotransferase family protein has translation MTQAISTLLAQAGNRYDSITGAISVPIYQTASFGHPGLGQSTGFDYSRTSNPTRLVLEETLAKADGGHKGFAFASGLAAIDTLLHLFRPGDRIVVTEDLYGGTFRLFEKVFQPFGIEAIYVDTSDLAAVQRALTLAGVKAVFVESPTNPLLKIADIRAIAKAARASGLLTIVDNTFLTPVFQQPLAQGADLVVYSATKYLAGHNDVVAGMIVTGTPALSERIGFYQNAIGGVLGPQDSWLTLRGLKTLPLRVKKQQENACGIADWLATHPRVRRVYFPGLADHPGRSVLDRERSGYGGMISFEVDVAVRIPSILSGVKIFTFAESLGGVESLITYPSMQTHADLDAAVRARLGINDRLLRLSIGIEDRDELIEDLKGLL, from the coding sequence ATGACTCAAGCGATATCAACATTATTGGCGCAGGCGGGGAACCGGTATGACTCCATTACGGGGGCAATATCGGTGCCGATTTATCAGACGGCGTCATTCGGGCATCCCGGGCTTGGACAATCGACGGGGTTTGATTATTCACGTACCTCGAACCCGACCCGGCTGGTTCTTGAGGAGACCCTCGCGAAGGCGGATGGGGGACATAAAGGGTTTGCATTTGCCTCGGGACTGGCCGCCATTGACACCCTCTTGCACCTGTTCCGTCCGGGCGATCGCATTGTGGTGACCGAGGACCTGTATGGCGGCACGTTCCGCCTGTTTGAAAAAGTGTTCCAGCCGTTCGGGATAGAGGCGATCTATGTGGATACGTCAGACCTGGCCGCCGTGCAGCGCGCCCTGACCTTGGCGGGCGTTAAAGCGGTGTTTGTGGAGAGTCCCACCAATCCGCTGCTCAAAATCGCGGATATCCGTGCCATCGCGAAAGCCGCCCGTGCTTCAGGCCTTCTGACCATTGTGGATAACACCTTTCTCACGCCTGTCTTCCAGCAGCCGCTGGCGCAGGGCGCCGACCTGGTCGTGTACAGCGCCACCAAATATCTGGCCGGGCATAACGATGTGGTCGCCGGCATGATCGTGACCGGGACCCCTGCGCTTTCCGAGCGCATCGGGTTCTATCAGAACGCCATTGGCGGCGTGTTGGGCCCCCAGGATTCCTGGCTGACCCTGCGCGGTCTGAAGACCCTCCCCTTGCGTGTAAAAAAACAGCAGGAAAATGCCTGCGGGATCGCCGATTGGCTGGCCACCCATCCGCGGGTCCGGCGCGTGTATTTCCCCGGCCTGGCGGATCACCCCGGCCGATCGGTTCTGGACCGGGAACGTAGCGGATATGGCGGGATGATTTCGTTTGAGGTGGACGTGGCCGTGCGCATCCCCTCAATCCTGTCAGGCGTGAAAATCTTCACCTTCGCCGAGAGTCTGGGCGGCGTGGAATCCCTGATTACTTACCCGTCCATGCAAACCCATGCGGATCTGGATGCCGCGGTTCGTGCGCGCCTGGGGATCAATGACCGGCTTCTGCGGCTCTCCATCGGGATTGAGGACAGGGATGAACTCATTGAAGACCTGAAAGGCCTCTTATGA
- a CDS encoding PTS sugar transporter subunit IIA, which translates to MQLGVQDVARILSVSEKSIYRWIQQGQLPAYKVNDQYRFNRAELLEWANAQKINVSAEIFKEPDASAELMPDLADSIEAGGIFYGVAGNDKESVLRSVVAIMKLPPDMDRDFLLRVLLAREAMASTGIGEGVAIPHVRNPIVLSVNHPAICLCFLEKPVEFGAIDDQPVHTLFTLVTPTVRVHLYLLSRLASALLDPGFKAALVRQAPREEILALVRAFKK; encoded by the coding sequence ATGCAACTAGGTGTTCAAGATGTTGCGAGAATTCTGAGTGTTTCTGAGAAATCCATCTACCGGTGGATCCAGCAGGGACAGCTTCCCGCGTATAAGGTCAACGATCAGTATCGGTTCAACCGGGCTGAACTGCTGGAGTGGGCCAATGCGCAGAAAATCAATGTCTCCGCCGAAATTTTCAAGGAGCCTGACGCCTCCGCGGAACTGATGCCGGATCTGGCGGATTCGATTGAGGCCGGCGGCATCTTTTACGGGGTGGCGGGGAATGACAAGGAGTCCGTGCTACGCTCCGTGGTGGCGATCATGAAGCTGCCACCGGACATGGATCGCGATTTCCTGCTCCGGGTCCTGCTGGCACGTGAGGCGATGGCGTCGACCGGAATTGGCGAGGGAGTGGCGATTCCGCATGTGCGCAACCCGATTGTGCTCTCGGTGAACCACCCGGCAATATGCCTCTGCTTCCTGGAGAAGCCGGTGGAGTTTGGTGCGATTGATGATCAGCCGGTCCACACGCTTTTCACCCTGGTCACTCCGACCGTCCGGGTCCACCTCTATCTGCTTTCAAGACTGGCCTCAGCCCTATTGGATCCGGGGTTCAAGGCCGCCCTGGTCCGGCAGGCTCCCCGTGAGGAGATCCTCGCCCTGGTGCGGGCCTTTAAAAAATGA
- a CDS encoding aminotransferase class I/II-fold pyridoxal phosphate-dependent enzyme produces the protein MNYLTRLIHSGKDRDPYTGASSIPIYQASTFHQADPEHLGHYDYARSGNPTRESLEQAIASLEGGARGLAFASGMAATSSVLMLFAPGDHLVVGQDIYGGTYRALTTLFRQWKLEVTFVDSTDPASVRKAITPATRALFVETPANPLLSITDLHAIVAIAREHEVLAITDNTFMTPYYQRPIELGFDVVVHSATKFLGGHSDLIAGLAVTRDPELGHRLKVIQNTFGAILGPQDSWLVLRGIKTLGVRMDAQQRTAGLVARWLLTRPEVKRVYYPGLEAHPGYATHQAQASGAGAVLSFELHDVATALKLLKNVKLPLMAVSLGGVESILSYPATMSHAAMPRPERLARGISDSLVRLSVGLEAPEDLIADMAAAL, from the coding sequence ATGAACTACCTGACCCGCCTGATTCACTCCGGCAAAGACCGGGATCCCTATACCGGTGCCTCCAGTATTCCCATCTATCAGGCCTCCACATTCCATCAGGCTGATCCCGAGCATCTGGGCCATTATGATTATGCGCGCAGTGGCAACCCGACCCGGGAGTCCCTTGAGCAGGCCATTGCCTCGTTGGAGGGCGGCGCACGCGGTCTGGCCTTTGCCTCCGGCATGGCGGCCACCTCATCGGTCCTCATGCTCTTTGCGCCCGGTGACCACCTGGTCGTGGGACAGGACATTTACGGGGGCACCTATCGTGCCTTGACCACCCTGTTCCGCCAGTGGAAGCTCGAGGTCACTTTTGTTGACAGCACCGATCCCGCCAGCGTCCGGAAGGCGATTACGCCCGCCACCCGCGCGCTGTTTGTCGAAACCCCTGCCAATCCCCTGCTGTCCATCACCGATCTGCACGCCATCGTCGCCATCGCCCGCGAGCATGAGGTGCTAGCCATCACGGACAACACCTTTATGACCCCTTATTACCAGCGCCCGATCGAGCTGGGGTTTGATGTCGTGGTGCATAGCGCCACGAAATTCCTAGGGGGACACAGTGATCTCATTGCCGGATTGGCGGTGACGCGTGATCCGGAACTGGGGCATCGACTGAAGGTCATTCAGAACACGTTTGGCGCCATATTGGGTCCGCAGGATTCCTGGTTGGTGCTGCGTGGCATCAAGACCCTTGGCGTCAGGATGGATGCCCAGCAACGCACCGCCGGGTTGGTGGCGCGATGGTTGCTTACGAGGCCGGAGGTAAAGCGCGTCTATTATCCGGGTCTGGAAGCGCATCCCGGTTATGCCACGCATCAGGCTCAAGCCTCAGGGGCCGGCGCCGTGTTGTCGTTTGAGCTCCACGATGTGGCGACGGCCTTGAAGCTGTTGAAAAACGTCAAGTTACCGCTGATGGCCGTGAGCCTCGGCGGGGTGGAAAGCATTTTGTCCTACCCGGCGACGATGTCGCATGCCGCCATGCCCAGGCCCGAGCGGCTGGCGCGGGGAATTTCAGACAGCCTCGTCCGCCTTTCCGTCGGCCTGGAAGCGCCGGAAGACCTGATTGCGGATATGGCCGCCGCGTTGTAA
- a CDS encoding hemolysin III family protein — MENNHKKPYSLPEEIASSVMHGVGVVLALAALSLMVVFAALRGTAWHVVSCAVYGTTLVLMFMTSTLYHSFPWPRAKAIMKIIDHSAIYLLIAGTYTPFLLISLRGPWGWSLFGVVWGLALIGVVFKVFFAGRFKLLSTLVYIGMGWMAIIAIRPLYQNLPLGGLLWLVAGGLFYTGGTVFYLWHRIPFNHAIWHAFVLAGSLCHFFSVMLYVIPY; from the coding sequence TTGGAAAATAATCATAAAAAACCTTATTCGCTGCCAGAGGAAATCGCCAGCAGCGTCATGCATGGGGTCGGGGTGGTGCTGGCGCTGGCGGCCTTGTCGCTGATGGTGGTGTTTGCCGCATTGCGGGGAACGGCCTGGCATGTGGTGTCCTGCGCCGTGTATGGCACGACGCTGGTGCTGATGTTTATGACCTCGACCCTCTATCACAGCTTCCCCTGGCCGCGCGCCAAGGCGATCATGAAAATCATAGACCACTCGGCGATCTATCTGCTGATTGCCGGGACCTACACGCCGTTCCTGTTGATTTCCCTGAGGGGCCCCTGGGGCTGGTCGTTGTTCGGGGTGGTCTGGGGCCTGGCGCTGATCGGCGTCGTGTTCAAGGTGTTTTTTGCGGGCCGCTTCAAGCTGTTATCAACCCTGGTCTACATCGGGATGGGTTGGATGGCGATTATCGCCATCCGGCCGCTTTACCAGAATCTGCCGTTGGGCGGGTTGTTGTGGTTGGTCGCCGGCGGATTGTTCTACACGGGCGGGACGGTTTTCTATCTCTGGCACCGCATCCCGTTCAATCATGCCATTTGGCACGCCTTTGTTCTCGCCGGGAGCCTCTGCCACTTCTTCAGTGTCATGTTGTACGTGATTCCGTATTGA